The following proteins come from a genomic window of Heyndrickxia acidicola:
- a CDS encoding N-acetylmuramoyl-L-alanine amidase, whose protein sequence is MGKKMLHLLVIILLVAAGNMYNYAKTKADSEQGIINSNGIYIRTGPGLNYSISQTASNGEAVSILERKNGWVKVKYGNNTGWIAEWLVSSAIKGSSSNSASFATVIADQVRVRQTPDLQSSILTSLNLNQHVTVITENGDWAKIQENRIIGWVSKDFLNIQSATQMNTAGMGKSGSVTILYNGTNLRAEPSSQSDVVARANTGDTFPMESQNNQWNKIKLPDGSSAYVASWIVSTSSQLNSPQSKKGIKGKTIVIDPGHGGSDNGTTGVTGTLEKLMTLKTAELLSSKLKNEGANVILTRNSDEYVSLDARVAISVINHADAFIAIHFDNDSDPSVSGHTTYYNHQNQKQLAEAIDQGISANVLIPDRGVRFGDFHVIRENPQPAVLLELGYLSNPEDEKTVNTVEYQESVTSGILDGVTQYFK, encoded by the coding sequence GTGGGAAAGAAAATGCTGCATCTCCTTGTCATCATTCTGCTTGTGGCGGCAGGGAATATGTATAATTACGCCAAAACAAAAGCCGATTCCGAACAAGGAATCATCAACTCGAATGGGATCTATATCCGTACAGGTCCAGGTCTGAACTATTCAATCAGCCAAACAGCGAGTAACGGAGAGGCCGTTTCCATACTTGAACGAAAAAATGGATGGGTTAAGGTAAAATATGGTAACAATACCGGATGGATCGCGGAGTGGCTTGTAAGTTCAGCAATAAAAGGAAGCTCTTCCAATTCAGCCTCCTTCGCAACAGTAATAGCTGATCAAGTACGGGTTCGGCAAACCCCTGATCTCCAATCCAGTATTTTAACCTCTTTAAACCTAAATCAGCACGTTACTGTAATCACGGAAAATGGTGATTGGGCCAAGATTCAGGAAAATAGGATCATCGGATGGGTGTCAAAGGATTTCCTAAATATCCAGTCAGCTACTCAAATGAATACAGCAGGAATGGGAAAAAGCGGGAGTGTTACGATTTTATATAACGGGACTAATTTACGGGCTGAGCCCTCCAGCCAATCCGATGTCGTTGCCAGAGCAAACACCGGGGATACATTTCCTATGGAAAGTCAGAATAATCAATGGAATAAAATTAAGCTGCCAGACGGAAGCAGTGCCTATGTTGCTTCCTGGATTGTTTCCACATCAAGCCAACTGAATTCCCCACAATCCAAAAAAGGCATTAAAGGAAAAACCATTGTGATCGATCCGGGCCACGGCGGCAGCGACAATGGAACAACAGGAGTAACTGGTACGCTGGAAAAGTTAATGACACTGAAGACCGCTGAATTATTATCCAGCAAGCTAAAAAATGAAGGGGCAAACGTCATTTTAACGAGAAATTCGGATGAGTATGTTTCCCTTGACGCACGGGTGGCCATTTCAGTAATAAACCATGCAGATGCTTTTATTGCCATTCACTTTGACAATGATTCCGATCCAAGTGTTTCAGGCCATACTACCTATTATAATCATCAAAACCAGAAGCAATTAGCAGAAGCCATCGACCAGGGAATTTCAGCAAATGTATTAATTCCGGACAGAGGAGTCCGATTCGGAGATTTCCATGTCATTCGGGAAAACCCTCAGCCGGCTGTCCTGCTTGAGCTTGGTTATTTAAGCAATCCTGAAGATGAAAAAACGGTTAATACCGTGGAGTACCAGGAAAGTGTGACAAGCGGAATTCTTGATGGCGTCACCCAATATTTCAAATAG
- a CDS encoding RNA polymerase subunit sigma-70 — protein sequence MRSNEKKQMVHNGTSHFYGTSFHHFIERENQMTSLDLASEFGLSLAEVRLLKKKLERS from the coding sequence ATGAGATCGAATGAAAAGAAGCAAATGGTCCACAATGGCACCTCACACTTTTATGGAACCAGCTTTCATCATTTTATAGAGAGGGAGAATCAGATGACTTCTTTGGATCTGGCGTCAGAGTTTGGATTATCCCTTGCAGAAGTCCGCTTGCTAAAAAAGAAGCTTGAAAGGTCATAA
- the hisS gene encoding histidine--tRNA ligase: MAIQIPRGTQDILPGEVEKWQYIEEVVKDICRRYQYKEIRTPIFEHTELFQKGVGDTTDIVQKEMYTFEDRGGRSLTLRPEGTASVARSFVEHKMFGNPNQPVKLYYNGQMFRYERPQKGRFRQFVQFGAEVLGAQEPSIDAEVIALAMEIYRELGLKNLKLVINSLGDKESRIAHRDALISHFKPRINEFCGDCQNRLEKNPLRILDCKKDRDHELMKTAPSILEYLNEASKEYFEKVLSYLTALEIPFEVDATLVRGLDYYNHTAFEIMSNAEGFGAITTLCGGGRYNGLIQEMGGPETPGIGFAFSIERLIAALEIEGISFNDETKVDCYIVSLGEEAKDYAVVLLQQLRKAGISAEKDYLDRKMKAQLKAADRTGARFVAILGEDEIKKNVINLKDMETGSQTEMSLSDFVSEFKKISTGEV; encoded by the coding sequence ATGGCCATTCAAATTCCTCGTGGAACACAGGATATTTTGCCTGGAGAAGTAGAAAAGTGGCAGTATATTGAAGAAGTAGTGAAGGACATCTGCCGCAGATATCAATATAAAGAAATAAGAACCCCCATTTTCGAGCATACAGAGCTTTTTCAAAAAGGTGTTGGAGACACAACTGATATCGTCCAAAAAGAAATGTACACGTTTGAGGACCGCGGAGGAAGAAGCCTGACACTTAGGCCGGAAGGAACAGCATCTGTTGCAAGGTCCTTTGTCGAGCATAAAATGTTTGGAAATCCGAACCAGCCTGTCAAGCTTTACTATAATGGACAGATGTTTAGGTATGAAAGACCGCAAAAAGGACGTTTCCGCCAGTTTGTACAGTTTGGTGCAGAGGTACTTGGTGCACAGGAACCATCCATTGATGCGGAAGTGATTGCTCTTGCAATGGAGATTTACAGGGAACTGGGATTGAAAAATCTTAAGCTTGTTATTAATAGCCTTGGAGATAAAGAAAGCAGAATTGCGCATAGAGATGCACTCATCAGTCATTTTAAACCGCGGATTAATGAATTCTGTGGAGATTGCCAAAACAGGTTGGAAAAAAATCCGCTGAGAATTCTTGATTGTAAAAAAGACCGCGATCACGAACTCATGAAAACAGCCCCATCCATATTGGAATATCTAAATGAGGCATCTAAAGAATACTTTGAAAAAGTTTTATCCTATTTGACAGCACTGGAAATTCCATTTGAAGTGGATGCAACGCTTGTGCGCGGCCTGGATTATTATAACCACACTGCGTTTGAAATTATGAGCAATGCAGAAGGCTTTGGTGCGATCACTACTCTATGTGGAGGCGGCCGTTACAATGGTCTGATTCAGGAAATGGGCGGACCAGAGACCCCGGGCATCGGCTTTGCTTTTAGTATTGAGCGGCTGATTGCAGCCCTTGAAATCGAGGGCATTTCCTTTAACGATGAAACAAAAGTAGATTGTTATATTGTTTCATTAGGAGAGGAAGCGAAGGATTACGCAGTTGTATTACTCCAGCAGCTACGCAAAGCAGGCATTTCTGCAGAAAAGGACTACCTTGACAGGAAAATGAAAGCCCAGCTAAAAGCGGCTGATCGAACAGGAGCCAGGTTCGTAGCAATCCTCGGTGAGGATGAAATCAAGAAAAATGTCATCAATCTTAAAGATATGGAAACTGGCAGTCAAACCGAAATGTCATTAAGTGATTTTGTTTCTGAATTTAAGAAGATATCAACTGGGGAGGTATAA
- the aspS gene encoding aspartate--tRNA ligase, translating into MFGRTYYCGDVTEKNIGETVTLKGWVQKRRDLGGLIFIDLRDRAGIVQIVFNPDVSEQALKIAEKARNEFVLDVKGTVVAREEGTINPNLKTGRIEIKVEEAAIINEAKTPPFMIENKTDVAEDIRLKYRYLDLRRPVMFETFKMRSDVTKSFRSFLDGEGFLDVETPMLTKSTPEGARDYLVPSRVHPGEFYALPQSPQLFKQMLMVAGFDKYYQIARCFRDEDLRADRQPEFTQIDIETSFYSQEDIMDMTERMMKRLLKDVKGIDLPTPLPRLTYDEAMSRYGSDKPDTRFGMELVDLSELVKNSGFKVFAAAVAGGGQVKAINVKGASDKYSRKDIDALTEFAGVYGAKGLAWLKAEAHELKGPIAKFFGEEELKHLREVMGAEAGDLLLFVADKKSVVADALGALRLKLAKEQGLIDETKFNFLWVTDWPLLEYDEDAGRYFAAHHPFTMPAREDLDKLETNPQDVKAQAYDLVLNGYELGGGSLRIYERDIQEKMFSVLGFTKEQAQEQFGFLLEAFEYGTPPHGGIALGLDRIVMLLAGRSNLRDTIAFPKTASASCMLTEAPGGVSGAQLDELHLALAIKKEQKQNC; encoded by the coding sequence ATGTTTGGACGTACTTATTATTGTGGAGATGTGACAGAAAAAAATATCGGAGAAACAGTTACTTTAAAGGGATGGGTGCAAAAAAGGCGCGACCTTGGCGGACTTATTTTTATTGATTTAAGAGACCGTGCTGGAATCGTGCAAATTGTTTTTAATCCGGATGTTTCAGAACAAGCATTAAAAATTGCGGAAAAGGCAAGAAATGAGTTTGTTCTGGATGTTAAAGGAACCGTTGTAGCACGTGAAGAGGGAACCATTAACCCTAATCTCAAAACGGGCAGGATTGAAATTAAGGTTGAGGAGGCAGCCATCATCAATGAGGCAAAGACTCCTCCTTTTATGATTGAGAATAAAACCGATGTAGCTGAAGACATCCGCTTGAAATATCGTTATTTAGATCTTCGCCGCCCGGTTATGTTTGAAACCTTTAAAATGCGAAGCGATGTAACGAAATCCTTCCGCAGTTTTCTGGACGGTGAAGGGTTTCTGGATGTTGAGACACCAATGCTTACTAAAAGCACTCCTGAAGGAGCACGTGACTATTTAGTGCCAAGCCGTGTGCATCCTGGAGAGTTCTATGCCTTGCCTCAGTCCCCGCAGCTTTTTAAACAAATGTTGATGGTTGCAGGATTTGATAAGTACTATCAAATTGCCCGATGTTTCCGTGATGAAGATTTGCGCGCTGACCGCCAGCCGGAATTTACCCAAATTGATATCGAAACAAGCTTCTACAGCCAGGAAGACATCATGGATATGACGGAAAGAATGATGAAACGTTTGTTAAAGGATGTAAAAGGAATAGATCTTCCAACTCCGCTGCCTCGTCTAACCTATGATGAAGCAATGAGCCGTTATGGATCCGATAAGCCGGATACTCGTTTTGGAATGGAATTAGTCGACCTCTCTGAATTGGTCAAAAATTCAGGATTTAAAGTATTTGCTGCTGCTGTTGCAGGTGGAGGCCAAGTAAAAGCCATCAATGTAAAAGGGGCAAGCGATAAATATTCACGAAAAGATATTGACGCATTAACTGAGTTTGCAGGGGTTTATGGTGCGAAGGGTCTTGCTTGGTTAAAAGCTGAAGCTCATGAGTTAAAAGGACCGATTGCCAAATTCTTTGGAGAAGAAGAACTCAAGCATTTAAGAGAAGTAATGGGCGCAGAAGCCGGTGACCTTCTCCTTTTCGTCGCTGATAAAAAGTCTGTTGTGGCAGATGCACTAGGTGCATTGCGATTGAAATTAGCGAAGGAACAGGGCCTCATTGATGAAACGAAATTTAACTTCTTATGGGTGACTGATTGGCCGCTATTGGAATATGACGAAGATGCAGGCCGTTACTTTGCAGCCCACCATCCTTTCACAATGCCGGCAAGAGAAGATTTGGACAAGCTTGAAACAAATCCTCAGGATGTAAAGGCACAGGCTTATGACTTAGTATTAAATGGATATGAGCTTGGTGGAGGTTCTCTCCGTATTTATGAACGTGACATTCAAGAAAAAATGTTCAGCGTTTTAGGATTTACGAAAGAACAGGCACAGGAGCAATTTGGATTCCTGTTAGAAGCATTTGAGTATGGTACACCGCCGCATGGAGGAATTGCTCTTGGCCTTGACCGGATTGTTATGTTATTGGCAGGCCGTTCAAATCTCCGCGACACCATTGCTTTTCCAAAAACGGCAAGTGCAAGCTGTATGCTGACAGAGGCACCAGGTGGAGTGAGCGGGGCACAATTAGACGAATTACATTTAGCTCTTGCGATTAAAAAAGAGCAAAAGCAAAACTGTTAA
- a CDS encoding tRNA threonylcarbamoyladenosine dehydratase, whose product MLHQFSRNELAIGKEGLDILSNTTVAVLGIGGVGSFAVEALARTGIGRLILVDKDDIDITNINRQLPALLSTVGQPKADLMKNRIKDINPDCEVIALKMFYTEETYEEFFDLKPDFVVDASDTIVYKIHLMKECLKRGIPIISSMGAANKTDPTRLRIADISKTHTDPIAKVIRTRLRKEGITKGIPVVFSDESPIVIREDVRKVVGNENAEIRKAKMPPSSNAFVPSTVGLFMASHVINTLLKEIEIKRVKDK is encoded by the coding sequence ATGCTTCATCAGTTTTCAAGAAATGAATTAGCGATTGGAAAAGAAGGTCTGGATATTCTGAGCAATACAACAGTTGCCGTATTAGGGATAGGCGGTGTAGGTTCTTTTGCAGTCGAAGCCCTTGCCCGTACCGGTATCGGCCGCTTAATCCTTGTTGACAAGGATGATATTGATATCACCAATATCAATCGTCAGCTGCCTGCTCTTCTTTCTACAGTAGGACAGCCAAAAGCTGACCTTATGAAAAACCGAATCAAGGATATTAATCCGGATTGCGAAGTTATTGCGTTAAAAATGTTTTATACGGAAGAAACGTATGAAGAATTTTTTGACCTAAAACCTGATTTTGTCGTGGATGCATCTGATACGATTGTGTATAAAATCCACTTAATGAAGGAATGTTTAAAACGCGGCATACCGATTATTTCAAGCATGGGTGCTGCCAATAAGACTGACCCAACGCGTTTAAGGATTGCAGATATCTCAAAAACTCACACAGATCCTATTGCTAAAGTAATTCGGACAAGGCTCCGTAAAGAAGGAATTACAAAGGGCATTCCTGTCGTATTCTCTGATGAGAGCCCGATTGTGATTCGTGAAGATGTCAGAAAGGTTGTTGGAAACGAAAACGCGGAGATACGCAAGGCGAAGATGCCTCCATCATCCAATGCCTTTGTTCCTTCGACAGTAGGTTTATTTATGGCAAGCCATGTTATTAACACCCTTCTTAAAGAAATTGAAATTAAACGTGTAAAAGATAAATAG
- a CDS encoding ABC transporter ATP-binding protein, producing MKPVVELKNVTKVIKGKKIIDSLSFDIYEGEVFGFLGPNGAGKTTTIRMIVGLMNITEGDILICGNNVKSSFEKALGNVGAIVENPELYKFLTGYQNLMQYARMIKGITKEKIDEVVELVQLKERIHDKVRTYSLGMRQRLGLAQCLLHDPKVLILDEPTNGLDPAGIREIRDHLRFLTRERGMAVIVSSHLLSEMEMMCDRIAIIQSGKLVEVQNIREFVQDSKQKYYIELEFQQETDFSFLTEFPFVKKESGIEVEMEKEKVPDLIRLIVQNGLNLYEVRAVSKTLEERFLEVTKKGGEHSA from the coding sequence ATGAAGCCTGTAGTAGAACTAAAAAATGTCACCAAAGTCATTAAAGGAAAGAAAATTATTGATTCATTGAGCTTTGATATTTATGAAGGAGAAGTATTTGGGTTCCTTGGACCGAACGGAGCCGGAAAAACGACCACGATTCGGATGATTGTCGGCTTAATGAATATTACGGAAGGCGATATTCTGATTTGCGGCAATAACGTAAAAAGCAGCTTTGAAAAAGCGCTTGGGAATGTTGGAGCGATTGTAGAAAATCCGGAGCTTTATAAATTCCTGACAGGCTATCAAAATCTCATGCAGTACGCAAGAATGATCAAAGGCATCACTAAGGAAAAAATTGATGAGGTAGTCGAGCTGGTGCAATTGAAGGAGCGTATTCACGACAAAGTAAGAACCTACTCCCTTGGTATGCGCCAGCGTCTGGGACTTGCCCAATGCCTGCTTCACGATCCAAAGGTATTAATCCTTGATGAACCCACTAACGGTTTGGATCCTGCAGGCATTAGAGAGATTCGTGATCATTTACGCTTTTTGACAAGGGAAAGGGGAATGGCCGTCATTGTATCCAGCCACCTGCTTTCAGAGATGGAAATGATGTGCGACCGTATAGCGATTATCCAATCTGGAAAACTTGTAGAAGTTCAAAATATTAGGGAGTTTGTTCAGGACTCAAAGCAAAAATATTATATTGAATTAGAGTTTCAGCAAGAGACTGATTTCTCATTTTTAACAGAGTTTCCTTTTGTAAAAAAAGAAAGCGGAATAGAAGTGGAAATGGAAAAAGAGAAAGTGCCGGACCTAATCCGCCTGATTGTTCAAAATGGACTGAATCTGTATGAAGTAAGAGCCGTATCAAAAACACTGGAAGAAAGATTTTTAGAGGTAACAAAAAAGGGGGGAGAACACAGTGCTTAA
- a CDS encoding ABC transporter permease subunit, with translation MITLIILGVIGTGILTKMYASSHTQSDAWKQDAIEQVKNDQDLITASQKNPSSVPKDELQNAKKDLELNQYRLDHNMSPDENSVWTFINANITLISFTGLFTIIVAAGIVASEFNWGTIKLLLIRPVSRFRILLSKYITVILFGLLLLAVLFVFSGIIGAILFGGGTASNTHLAYVNGHVEEQNIILFLIKTYLLKSIDIVMLATMAFMISAVFRNSSLAIGISIFLLFMGTTVTVAIAQKYDWAKYILFANTDLTQYFDGNPIISGMTMGFSIVMLIIYFVVFHLLAFGIFTKRDVAA, from the coding sequence ATGATTACGTTGATTATACTCGGGGTAATCGGTACAGGAATCCTTACAAAAATGTATGCTTCCAGCCATACACAGTCAGATGCCTGGAAACAGGATGCTATTGAGCAAGTAAAAAATGATCAAGATCTTATTACTGCAAGTCAAAAAAATCCTTCTTCCGTACCCAAGGATGAATTGCAGAATGCAAAAAAGGATTTGGAGCTCAATCAATATCGTTTGGATCATAATATGTCCCCGGATGAGAATTCGGTCTGGACCTTCATCAATGCTAACATTACGCTCATTTCCTTTACAGGCCTATTTACCATCATAGTTGCTGCGGGTATTGTAGCGAGCGAATTTAATTGGGGGACCATTAAGTTATTGCTGATACGCCCGGTTTCAAGGTTTCGTATCCTTTTATCAAAATACATAACCGTTATACTATTCGGGCTTCTGCTGTTAGCTGTTTTATTTGTTTTTTCGGGAATTATAGGAGCCATTCTTTTTGGAGGAGGGACTGCAAGCAATACTCACCTCGCATATGTCAATGGACATGTAGAAGAACAGAATATTATTCTTTTTCTTATAAAAACATATTTATTAAAATCAATCGATATTGTTATGCTTGCTACGATGGCGTTTATGATTTCTGCAGTATTCAGGAACAGCTCCCTTGCAATCGGAATTTCCATTTTTCTTTTGTTTATGGGAACGACAGTCACTGTAGCCATCGCACAAAAATACGATTGGGCCAAATACATCCTATTTGCCAATACAGACTTAACACAGTATTTTGATGGCAATCCAATTATATCCGGAATGACCATGGGCTTTTCCATTGTCATGCTTATCATTTATTTTGTAGTGTTCCATCTTCTTGCATTCGGGATTTTCACGAAGAGGGATGTAGCCGCGTAA